The stretch of DNA AGGCTGGGTCCTGCCGAAGGCCGTGCTGAGCCGTCTCGGCGTGATGAGCAATTCGGGGGGCTCGTGGGGTCCGGACGGGTGGCTCTACCTGACGGGTCACGATCCGGCGGAGGTCTACCGGATGCGCCTGCCCAAGGCCGGCTCCGTGCTCGAGCTGGCGGACATCGTGCCGCTGCCGATTCGCGGACAGGGACTGGCCTGGGATCGCACGTCGCCCGGCGTGTTGTACACGACGTTCCGGGCGACCGCGGAGGAGCGCCGCGCGGGAGGCGGCAACAAGGTCCGCGTGTTTCGAATGACGAAGGCCGCGCCGGGTTCCTGACGCGACGCTGTACCCAGGCTCGCCGTACGGCTGAAACCCAGGGCGCTTGGACCCACATCGGGGCCGATGAACGACAACGGCCCGATCGACGACGTCGAATCAGGCCCGTGTTTATTGGTCGGGATGCCGAGATTCGAACTCGGGACCCCTTGACCCCCAGTCAAGTGCGCTACCAGGCTGCGCTACATCCCGACCCACGAACCCATTGATCTTATCCCACGCGTGGACGGATCGCATCCGACGTCGGGCACATCGGGCTCATCGGCGCGACACCTTGGCCTTCGCTGTTCGGCTGGCAGGCTTGGCTTTCGCGTGAGGTCTGACCCGCCCGCGCTCAGCGGAGCGCGCCGGCCGGGGTTCGCTGGCATCCGGCGCATCGCCGGCGAGCCCGGCACCGCCGGACAGCACGTTCAGCATCCAGTGCAGATCGCGGCGCACCTGCTGCAGTTCCTGCCGGAGCGCTTCGTCGGCGAGCGCCGACATGTCGGCGTCGGCGTCGGGCGCCGCCTGCGGCAGCAGCCCTTCCTCGGCCATGCGGCGGCGCGCGCCGGCGAGCGTCAGCCCGTCCACGAACAGCAGCCGCTTGATGAGCAGGACGCGTTCGACGTCGCCGCGTCGATAGAGACGCGGCCCCTGGGACGTCTTCGACACGCCGAGGTCGGGGAACTCGGCTTCCCAGGTGCGCAACACGTACGGCTGCAGCCCGGCGAGCTCGCAAACTTCCTGCGCTCTGAAGACCGGTCGGTTCGGAATCTCGACGCCGTCCACGTGCGCGGCCGAGTATAACAAGCCGGACTACGCCTTCGTGCGGGTTCTGCGGCGGACTTTCAGCCGGATCGGCGTCCCGACGAAGCCGAAGGCCTCCCTGAGCTGGTTGACGAGGAAGCGTTCGTACGAGAAATGGAACTCCGTGGCGACGTTCGTGAAGAGCACGAACGTCGGCGGTTCGGTGCCCGTCTGCGCGCCGTAGAGGATGCGCACTTCCCTGCTGCCCTTGCTCGTCGGAGGGTGCGCCGTGGTGACGGTCTCGAGGAACCGGTTCAGGTCGGCCGTCGAGACGCGCCGTTTTCGGGCCTCCGCCACCTCGTCGACGAGCTCCATGAGCCGCGGCGTGTGCTCGCCGGTCAGCGCCGAGATGTGCACGATCGGCGCGTACTCGAGGAACTTCAACTGGAACCGCAGCCGGTCGTCGAAGGCGCGCACCCAGTCCTGCCCGCGGCCTCGCACGAGGTCCCACTTGTTGACGGCGATGACGATCCCGCAACCGGCCGCTTCGGCCTCGCCCGCGATGGCACCGTCACGATCGCTCGCCCCTTCGGTCGCGTCGATGACGAGCACGACGACGTCGGCCGCCGCCATGGCGCGCCTGGAGAGCACGACGCTGACCGCCTCGACCTGACCGGCAGCGGCCACGCGCCCTGGGCGGCGGATGCCCGCCGTGTCGAGCACGCGGAACTGACGTTTCCGCCAGCGCAGCACCGACTCGACGGCGTCCCTGGTCGTGCCGGGCAGGTCGCTGACCATCATCCGCTGTTCGCGCAGCAGGCGGTTCACGAGCGATGACTTGCCAACGTTCGGACGGCCGACGATGGCGATCGCCGTGTCGTCGGGCGCCGCCTCGGCGGCATGCCGGGACGCCGCCGGGAGGCGGCTTCCGACCTCATCGAGCAGTTCGTACACGCCGTGGCCGTGCTCGGCGGAGATCTCGAACGCCGGCTCGAATCCCATCCGGTAGAAGTCGACCACGTTCCCCTGCGAGCGCCGGTCGTCGGTCTTGTTGATCGCCAGGAGCACCGGCTTACCTTCCGCACGCAGCCGGCGGGCGATCTCCTCGTCGCCCGGTACGAGGCCCTCGCGCGCATCGAGCACGAAGACGACCAGGTCCGCCGCAGCCAGCGCCTTGAGACCGTGCTCGACGACCTGGTCGTGAAGCGGGTCGGTGGTCGCACCGAACAGCCCGCCGGTGTCGACGAGCGTGAACGGACGGTCCTTCCAGGCGGCCGCCGCTTCGATGACGTCCCGCGTCGTGCCCGCGACCGGCGCCACGATCGAGCGGCGCCTGCCGGTAATCCGGTTGAAGAGCGTAGATTTGCCGACGTTCGGTCGGCCGACCAGCACCACGCTGGGGCCCTGCGGGCGGCGCGCCATCGCCCGCAGTGTACGCCACAAGCGAGAGGGGCGCGACTTGACAGGCTAAGTATGTTTCTTTATCGTCACTTACAAGG from Acidobacteriota bacterium encodes:
- a CDS encoding MerR family transcriptional regulator → MDGVEIPNRPVFRAQEVCELAGLQPYVLRTWEAEFPDLGVSKTSQGPRLYRRGDVERVLLIKRLLFVDGLTLAGARRRMAEEGLLPQAAPDADADMSALADEALRQELQQVRRDLHWMLNVLSGGAGLAGDAPDASEPRPARSAERGRVRPHAKAKPASRTAKAKVSRR
- the der gene encoding ribosome biogenesis GTPase Der, with the translated sequence MARRPQGPSVVLVGRPNVGKSTLFNRITGRRRSIVAPVAGTTRDVIEAAAAWKDRPFTLVDTGGLFGATTDPLHDQVVEHGLKALAAADLVVFVLDAREGLVPGDEEIARRLRAEGKPVLLAINKTDDRRSQGNVVDFYRMGFEPAFEISAEHGHGVYELLDEVGSRLPAASRHAAEAAPDDTAIAIVGRPNVGKSSLVNRLLREQRMMVSDLPGTTRDAVESVLRWRKRQFRVLDTAGIRRPGRVAAAGQVEAVSVVLSRRAMAAADVVVLVIDATEGASDRDGAIAGEAEAAGCGIVIAVNKWDLVRGRGQDWVRAFDDRLRFQLKFLEYAPIVHISALTGEHTPRLMELVDEVAEARKRRVSTADLNRFLETVTTAHPPTSKGSREVRILYGAQTGTEPPTFVLFTNVATEFHFSYERFLVNQLREAFGFVGTPIRLKVRRRTRTKA